From the genome of Duffyella gerundensis, one region includes:
- the putA gene encoding trifunctional transcriptional regulator/proline dehydrogenase/L-glutamate gamma-semialdehyde dehydrogenase, translating into MATTTMGVKLDEATRDRIKLAAQRIDRTPHWLIKQAIFNYLTQVEAGESLTEFPLAASQPEGEEALPDEPYQPFLNFAEHILPQTVTRAAITSAWRRPETEAVPMMLEQARLPQPLAEKTHQLAYQLAEKLRHQKGATGRAGMVQSLLQEFSLSSQEGVALMCLAEALLRIPDKPTRDALIRDKISNGNWQSHLGRSPSMFVNAATWGLLFTGRLVSTHNEANLSHSLNRIIGRSGEPLIRKGVDMAMRLMGEQFVTGETIAEALANARKLEEKGFRYSYDMLGEAALTASDAKAYLVSYQQAIHAIGKASNGRGIYEGPGISIKLSALHPRYSRAQYDRVMDELYPTLKSLTLLARSYDVGINIDAEEADRLELSLDLLEKLCFEPELEGWNGIGFVIQAYQKRCPMVIDYLADLAQRSRRRLMIRLVKGAYWDSEIKRAQMEGLEGYPVYTRKVYTDISFLACARKLLAVPNLIYPQFATHNAHTLAAIYQMAGNNYYPGQYEFQCLHGMGEPLYEQVVGKIADGKLNRPCRIYAPVGTHETLLAYLVRRLLENGANTSFVNRIADTSLPLDELVADPVVAVEKMAASEGAVGLPHPKIPLPRDLYGSTRVNSAGIDLANEHRLASLSSALLNSASQQWLAQPMIDGELAVGDTQPVRNPAELNDIVGQVREATPEEVSQALDAAANAGAIWFATPPAERAAILSRAAVMMEGQIQQLIGILVREAGKTFNNAIAEVREAVDFLHYYAGQVRDDFDNETHRPLGPVVCISPWNFPLAIFTGQIAAALAAGNSVLAKPAEQTPLIAAQAVQILLDAGVPLGAIQLLPGRGETVGAQLTGDDRVRGVMFTGSTAVATLLQRNIAGRLDPQGRPTPLVAETGGMNAMIVDSSALTEQVVVDIVASAFDSAGQRCSALRLLCVQEDVADHTLKMLRGAMAECRMGNPECLATDVGPVIDQEAKENIERHIQAMRAKGLTVYQAVNENAQDSAVWPHGTYIKPTLIELNSVDDLDKEIFGPVLHVVRFTRTALPKLVEQINNSGYGLTLGVHTRIDETIGQVTQRARVGNLYVNRNMVGAVVGVQPFGGEGLSGTGPKAGGPLYLYRLLSHRPDGALRSTLDRHDYERPVDATLRPMLQQAHQALLAWAKDKPDFAALCQRYGDLAQGGTVRILPGPTGERNTFALLPRDRVLCISDNQDDALVQLAAVTSVGSRVLWQDDELHRTLARSLPQPVQARIDFSKDPSGAEYDAVIYHGDADQLRALCEQIATREGPIVSVQGFARGETNLLLERLLIERSLSVNTAAAGGNASLMTIG; encoded by the coding sequence TGCCGCAGACCGTAACGCGCGCGGCGATCACCTCAGCGTGGCGTCGCCCGGAGACGGAAGCAGTGCCCATGATGCTGGAGCAGGCACGCCTGCCGCAGCCGCTGGCGGAGAAAACCCATCAGCTGGCGTATCAGCTCGCAGAGAAGCTGCGGCACCAGAAAGGTGCAACCGGACGCGCTGGCATGGTGCAAAGCCTGCTGCAGGAATTCTCCCTCTCCTCGCAGGAAGGCGTGGCGTTGATGTGCCTGGCCGAAGCGCTGCTGCGTATTCCCGATAAGCCCACGCGCGACGCGCTGATTCGCGACAAAATCAGCAACGGCAACTGGCAGTCGCACCTTGGCCGCAGCCCGTCAATGTTTGTTAACGCCGCGACCTGGGGCCTGCTGTTTACCGGTCGTCTGGTCTCCACGCACAACGAAGCCAACCTCTCCCATTCGCTGAACCGCATTATTGGCCGCAGCGGCGAACCGCTGATCCGCAAAGGCGTGGATATGGCGATGCGTCTGATGGGCGAGCAGTTCGTCACCGGTGAAACCATCGCTGAAGCGCTGGCCAACGCGCGCAAGCTGGAAGAGAAAGGCTTCCGTTACTCCTACGACATGCTGGGCGAAGCGGCACTGACCGCCAGCGATGCTAAGGCTTACCTGGTCTCTTACCAGCAAGCGATTCACGCCATCGGCAAAGCGTCTAACGGCCGTGGCATCTATGAAGGTCCGGGCATTTCGATCAAGCTGTCGGCGCTGCATCCGCGCTACAGCCGTGCGCAGTACGATCGCGTGATGGACGAGCTTTACCCGACGCTGAAGTCGCTGACCCTGCTGGCGCGCTCCTATGATGTCGGCATCAATATTGACGCCGAAGAGGCGGATCGCCTTGAGCTGTCGCTCGACCTGCTGGAAAAACTCTGCTTTGAGCCGGAGCTGGAAGGCTGGAACGGCATCGGCTTTGTGATTCAGGCCTACCAAAAACGCTGCCCGATGGTGATCGACTATCTGGCCGATCTGGCACAGCGCAGCCGTCGCCGCCTGATGATTCGTCTGGTGAAAGGCGCCTACTGGGACAGCGAGATCAAACGTGCGCAGATGGAAGGCCTTGAAGGCTATCCGGTTTATACGCGCAAGGTGTACACCGATATTTCGTTCCTCGCCTGCGCGCGCAAGCTGCTGGCGGTGCCAAACCTGATCTATCCGCAGTTTGCCACCCACAATGCGCACACGCTGGCGGCCATTTATCAGATGGCGGGCAACAACTATTATCCCGGCCAGTATGAGTTCCAGTGCCTGCACGGCATGGGCGAGCCGCTGTACGAACAGGTGGTGGGCAAAATTGCCGACGGCAAGCTGAATCGCCCGTGTCGCATCTATGCCCCGGTGGGTACGCACGAAACGCTGCTGGCTTATCTGGTACGTCGCCTGCTGGAAAACGGCGCCAATACCTCATTTGTTAACCGCATCGCTGATACTTCGCTGCCGCTGGATGAACTGGTAGCCGACCCGGTTGTTGCGGTGGAAAAAATGGCCGCCAGCGAAGGCGCGGTTGGTCTGCCGCATCCAAAAATTCCGCTGCCGCGCGATCTCTATGGCAGCACGCGGGTTAACTCTGCCGGTATCGATTTAGCCAACGAACATCGCCTCGCCTCGCTCTCCAGCGCGCTGCTCAACAGCGCCTCGCAGCAGTGGCTGGCACAGCCGATGATTGATGGTGAACTGGCCGTGGGCGACACCCAGCCGGTACGCAATCCGGCCGAACTCAACGATATCGTTGGTCAGGTGCGCGAAGCGACGCCGGAAGAGGTCTCGCAGGCGCTGGATGCCGCTGCCAACGCCGGTGCGATCTGGTTCGCCACGCCGCCAGCCGAACGTGCGGCGATCCTCAGCCGTGCCGCGGTGATGATGGAAGGCCAAATCCAGCAGCTGATCGGCATTCTGGTGCGTGAAGCGGGCAAAACCTTTAACAACGCCATCGCAGAAGTGCGCGAAGCGGTGGACTTCCTGCACTATTACGCCGGTCAGGTACGCGACGATTTCGATAATGAAACCCATCGCCCGCTTGGCCCGGTGGTCTGCATCAGCCCTTGGAACTTCCCGCTGGCGATTTTCACCGGCCAGATTGCCGCCGCGCTTGCCGCCGGTAACAGCGTGCTGGCGAAACCGGCTGAACAGACGCCACTGATCGCCGCACAGGCGGTACAGATCCTGCTGGATGCTGGCGTGCCGTTAGGCGCGATTCAGCTGCTGCCAGGACGCGGTGAAACCGTCGGCGCACAGCTCACCGGCGACGATCGCGTTCGCGGCGTGATGTTTACTGGCTCAACCGCCGTCGCCACGCTGCTGCAACGCAACATTGCTGGCCGCCTCGATCCGCAGGGTCGCCCGACGCCACTGGTGGCTGAGACCGGCGGCATGAACGCCATGATCGTCGACTCCTCGGCGCTGACCGAGCAGGTGGTAGTGGACATCGTGGCCTCCGCTTTTGACAGCGCCGGACAGCGCTGCTCCGCACTGCGTCTGCTGTGCGTGCAGGAAGATGTTGCTGACCACACGCTAAAAATGCTGCGCGGTGCCATGGCTGAATGCCGTATGGGCAACCCGGAATGTCTGGCGACCGACGTCGGCCCGGTGATCGATCAGGAAGCGAAGGAAAATATCGAGCGTCATATTCAGGCGATGCGCGCCAAAGGGCTAACCGTCTATCAGGCGGTGAATGAAAATGCCCAGGACAGCGCGGTATGGCCACACGGCACCTACATCAAGCCAACCCTGATTGAGCTGAACAGCGTTGACGATCTCGATAAAGAGATTTTCGGGCCAGTGCTGCACGTAGTGCGTTTTACCCGCACCGCGCTGCCGAAGCTGGTTGAGCAGATCAACAACTCCGGCTATGGCCTGACGCTGGGCGTGCACACCCGTATCGATGAAACGATCGGCCAGGTGACGCAGCGGGCGCGCGTCGGCAACCTCTACGTGAACCGTAATATGGTTGGCGCGGTGGTCGGCGTGCAGCCGTTTGGCGGCGAAGGCCTGTCGGGCACCGGCCCGAAAGCGGGCGGTCCACTCTATCTCTATCGCCTGCTGTCTCATCGTCCGGATGGCGCGTTGCGCAGCACGCTGGATCGCCACGACTATGAGCGTCCGGTGGATGCCACGCTGCGGCCAATGTTGCAGCAGGCACATCAGGCGCTGCTGGCATGGGCTAAAGACAAGCCTGACTTTGCGGCACTCTGCCAGCGCTACGGCGATCTGGCGCAGGGCGGCACGGTGCGCATTCTGCCTGGCCCAACCGGTGAGCGAAATACTTTTGCCCTGCTGCCACGCGATCGCGTGTTGTGCATCAGCGACAATCAGGATGATGCGCTGGTGCAGCTGGCGGCGGTGACCAGCGTAGGCAGCCGTGTGCTGTGGCAGGATGATGAACTGCACCGCACGCTGGCCCGCTCGCTGCCGCAGCCGGTTCAGGCGCGCATCGACTTCAGCAAGGATCCGTCAGGCGCCGAGTACGACGCGGTGATCTATCACGGCGATGCCGATCAGCTGCGTGCGTTGTGCGAGCAGATCGCTACCCGCGAAGGCCCGATTGTGTCGGTGCAGGGCTTCGCCCGCGGCGAAACCAATCTGCTGTTGGAGCGACTGCTGATCGAGCGTTCACTGAGCGTGAATACTGCGGCCGCAGGTGGCAATGCCAGCCTGATGACCATCGGGTGA